A genomic region of Gemmata massiliana contains the following coding sequences:
- the cysK gene encoding cysteine synthase A: MATDTTFRGHVYDNITQTFGNTPLIRLNRVVGDAKATVIGKLENFNPLWSVKDRIGVAMIDAAEKAGKIKPETLIIEPTSGNTGIGLAFTCAARGYKLAVTMPESMSLERQRILKALGAKLILTPREFGMKGAVSRAMELFQEAGGEPKAFIPQQFKNPANPEIHRKTTAEEIWRATGGTIDILVSGVGTGGTITGCGEVLKARKSSVRCVAVEPTQSPVLTQHIVDGVPKDQVKPIGPHKIQGIGAGFIPDVLNTAIIDEVVQVTDDEAFEMSRRLAREEGMLCGISCGAAAAAAVKVAQRPESAGKVIVVILPDLGERYLSTALYPQE, encoded by the coding sequence ATGGCCACGGACACCACCTTCCGCGGGCACGTTTACGACAACATCACGCAGACCTTCGGCAACACGCCGCTCATCCGACTCAACCGCGTTGTGGGCGACGCGAAAGCGACCGTCATCGGGAAGCTCGAAAACTTCAACCCGTTGTGGTCCGTGAAGGACCGCATCGGGGTCGCGATGATCGACGCGGCGGAAAAGGCCGGGAAGATCAAACCGGAAACGCTCATCATCGAACCGACGAGCGGCAACACCGGGATCGGGTTGGCGTTCACCTGCGCCGCACGCGGGTACAAGCTCGCGGTGACGATGCCCGAAAGCATGTCGCTCGAGCGCCAGCGCATCCTGAAGGCGCTGGGCGCGAAGCTCATCCTGACGCCGCGCGAGTTCGGTATGAAGGGCGCCGTTTCGCGCGCGATGGAACTGTTCCAGGAAGCGGGCGGCGAGCCGAAGGCGTTCATCCCACAGCAGTTCAAGAACCCGGCGAACCCCGAGATCCACCGCAAAACGACCGCCGAAGAAATCTGGCGCGCGACCGGCGGGACGATCGACATCCTGGTGAGCGGCGTGGGCACGGGTGGTACGATCACCGGGTGCGGCGAAGTGCTGAAGGCGCGGAAGTCGTCGGTGAGGTGCGTCGCGGTCGAACCGACGCAAAGTCCGGTGCTGACGCAGCACATCGTCGACGGCGTACCGAAGGACCAAGTGAAGCCGATCGGCCCGCACAAGATCCAGGGCATCGGCGCCGGGTTCATCCCGGACGTGCTGAACACCGCGATCATTGACGAAGTGGTTCAGGTCACCGACGACGAGGCCTTCGAGATGAGCCGTCGCTTGGCGCGCGAAGAGGGGATGCTGTGTGGCATCTCCTGTGGCGCGGCGGCAGCGGCGGCGGTGAAGGTCGCCCAACGGCCCGAGAGTGCGGGCAAGGTGATCGTGGTGATCTTGCCCGACCTCGGCGAGCGATACCTCAGCACCGCGCTGTACCCGCAAGAGTAA
- a CDS encoding leucine-rich repeat domain-containing protein encodes MSRSLLCGGALWFALASAAPVRADDTERAAVAFVLRMGGAVVCDNKRDSKPVIAVTLAGKEITDVGLKELSSLKSLTLLDLSNTGVTGTGLKDLAVLENLTVLRLSASKQVTNQGLKEVAGFKLLTHLHLEFTATTDVGLKELTALKNLTHLYLGGTKITDAGLKEVAVLKNLAYLELDNTKVTGAGLKELAALDLAHLDLHQTGVTDADLKELAEFKGLVHLDLSSTKVAGPGLRELTGFKRLTRLNVINTEVSDAGLRDVASLTTLTHLNLRSTKVTDAGLKELAALKDLSHLDLTHTGVTGTSFKELAALKKFTHLGLTGTKVTDAGLKDVAKLSHLVHLDLDGTEITDAGLKELTALKNLTELELGSTKVTAMGRKEFRTALPKCRISN; translated from the coding sequence ATGTCACGGTCGCTACTGTGCGGGGGCGCTTTGTGGTTCGCTTTGGCTTCCGCTGCTCCGGTTCGAGCCGACGACACCGAGCGTGCGGCCGTCGCGTTCGTTTTGCGGATGGGCGGCGCGGTTGTGTGCGACAACAAACGTGACAGCAAACCGGTTATTGCCGTCACCCTGGCGGGTAAGGAGATAACGGACGTGGGGCTGAAAGAGCTGTCCTCTCTTAAAAGCCTCACACTTCTCGATTTGAGTAACACGGGTGTGACGGGGACCGGGCTCAAGGATCTGGCCGTTCTCGAGAACCTCACCGTGCTCCGTTTGAGCGCCTCCAAACAGGTGACGAACCAGGGGCTAAAAGAAGTGGCGGGCTTCAAACTTCTGACCCACCTTCACCTCGAATTCACGGCGACAACGGACGTAGGGCTTAAAGAGCTGACTGCACTCAAGAACTTGACTCACCTTTATCTGGGCGGCACGAAAATCACGGACGCGGGGCTCAAGGAAGTTGCGGTCCTCAAAAATCTCGCTTACCTCGAACTGGACAACACGAAGGTGACCGGGGCCGGACTGAAGGAACTCGCGGCGCTCGACCTCGCTCACCTGGACCTGCACCAAACGGGAGTAACGGACGCGGATTTGAAAGAATTGGCGGAGTTCAAAGGCTTGGTACACCTCGATCTGAGCAGCACGAAGGTGGCGGGACCGGGGCTGAGAGAATTGACAGGGTTCAAGCGCCTGACTCGGCTGAACGTCATCAACACGGAAGTATCGGACGCGGGATTGAGGGACGTGGCCAGTTTGACGACGCTGACGCACCTTAACTTGCGCAGTACGAAGGTGACCGACGCGGGGCTCAAGGAACTGGCTGCTCTCAAGGATCTGAGCCACCTCGACCTGACTCACACGGGCGTGACGGGAACGAGTTTTAAGGAACTGGCCGCGCTCAAAAAGTTCACGCACCTGGGACTGACCGGCACGAAGGTGACGGACGCGGGGTTAAAAGACGTAGCGAAACTCTCGCACCTCGTTCACCTTGACCTCGACGGTACCGAGATAACAGACGCAGGTTTGAAAGAACTGACGGCGCTCAAGAATCTGACCGAACTGGAACTGGGCAGCACGAAAGTGACGGCGATGGGCCGAAAGGAATTTCGGACTGCGCTGCCGAAGTGTCGCATCAGCAACTGA
- a CDS encoding TIGR02996 domain-containing protein has translation MNEHIAFLHAIRADPDDDTVRLAFADWLDERADPLGEFIRVQIELEPIRFRIDDPRADELHAREDELLRKHRDEWIGGAAHFPNPTDFGPVFRRGFPDYACLSLDTFLTQGEALFAAVPTLREVALYGLANRGSELTMCPLLAKLDTLEIADWLTEDDAISLSVSPHLDRISRFKLWVGGEPYFLRELAKQAGATWPHEIELVQVCGGTGCFTRFEATRARERNVEADSFAGEANKACSRELVRVTRPFERAFPLSGKISGTCCAGHLPDGSKVLAGGSVHHWFLATFTEGGHCQSMNSRSNDVHYQFRAGTPEFRLELDAAFQEWVQEDLRLKPGLIWVREFDESDLRVALWPRHISEYIADPNPHREATTTGSEFDWQNRGGEARGWLEYRNFVIDNNRETWATWRGQTYHLEL, from the coding sequence ATGAACGAGCACATCGCATTTCTGCACGCGATCCGCGCCGACCCGGACGACGACACCGTTCGGCTCGCGTTCGCGGACTGGCTCGACGAACGCGCCGACCCGCTCGGGGAGTTCATTCGCGTTCAAATCGAACTGGAGCCGATTCGCTTCCGCATCGACGACCCGCGCGCGGACGAGCTTCATGCACGCGAGGACGAGTTACTTCGCAAACACAGAGATGAGTGGATTGGCGGCGCAGCGCACTTCCCCAACCCGACCGACTTCGGGCCGGTATTTCGGCGCGGGTTTCCCGACTATGCGTGCCTGTCGCTCGACACGTTTTTGACACAAGGCGAGGCGCTCTTTGCGGCGGTTCCCACACTCCGCGAGGTGGCACTGTACGGCCTCGCGAACAGGGGCTCAGAGCTAACGATGTGCCCGCTCCTCGCGAAGCTCGACACCCTCGAAATCGCCGACTGGCTAACCGAAGACGATGCGATTTCGCTCTCGGTCTCCCCGCACCTGGATCGCATCTCGCGCTTCAAATTGTGGGTCGGTGGCGAACCGTACTTTCTGCGTGAACTGGCGAAACAAGCCGGCGCGACGTGGCCGCACGAGATCGAATTGGTGCAGGTCTGCGGTGGCACCGGGTGTTTCACGCGCTTCGAGGCGACACGAGCCCGTGAGCGAAACGTTGAAGCCGATTCTTTCGCGGGTGAAGCCAACAAAGCGTGCTCGCGCGAATTGGTTCGTGTGACGCGCCCATTTGAGCGCGCGTTTCCGCTCAGTGGCAAGATAAGTGGAACCTGTTGCGCGGGTCACCTTCCCGACGGAAGCAAAGTGCTCGCGGGCGGAAGCGTCCATCACTGGTTCCTTGCCACATTCACGGAAGGGGGACACTGCCAGAGCATGAATTCTCGATCGAACGACGTTCACTATCAATTTCGCGCTGGGACTCCAGAATTTCGGCTGGAACTCGACGCGGCGTTTCAAGAGTGGGTACAGGAAGACCTCCGGTTAAAACCCGGTCTCATTTGGGTCCGCGAGTTCGACGAGTCGGACCTGCGCGTGGCACTGTGGCCGCGGCACATTAGTGAGTACATTGCTGATCCGAACCCGCACCGAGAGGCGACCACGACCGGGTCCGAATTTGATTGGCAGAATCGAGGTGGGGAAGCACGCGGGTGGCTCGAGTACCGGAACTTCGTCATCGACAATAATCGAGAGACCTGGGCCACCTGGCGCGGACAGACTTACCACCTTGAGCTTTAA
- a CDS encoding DUF4058 family protein, whose product MPSPFPGMDPYLETPKLWPAFQHQLLACLYQILLPGLVDRYRARVGTRTYVSEMPLFTSIIREQFAEEYIEIRNRTDGKLVTLLEVVGPANKTTPAGRQAYLDARQQAVAQRAGIVEIDLIMQGKPMLTYSRDGLPEYDYAVTVTRSNAPDRYEIYTSTLQKKLPKFKLPLAADDRDALLDLQAAFARAYDLGTFSSQIDYKNAPPPDVPFTDAHRTWSDELLKQMKLR is encoded by the coding sequence ATGCCCAGCCCGTTCCCGGGAATGGACCCGTACCTCGAAACGCCGAAGCTGTGGCCCGCGTTCCAGCACCAGTTACTCGCGTGCCTCTACCAGATCCTCCTCCCGGGGCTCGTGGACCGGTACCGCGCCCGCGTCGGCACGCGCACCTACGTTTCCGAAATGCCGCTGTTCACCTCGATCATTCGAGAGCAGTTCGCGGAGGAGTACATCGAGATCCGCAACCGCACCGACGGGAAGCTCGTCACGTTGCTCGAAGTGGTCGGCCCCGCGAACAAGACCACCCCGGCCGGGCGACAGGCATACCTCGACGCGCGCCAGCAGGCCGTGGCACAGCGGGCCGGCATTGTTGAGATCGACCTCATCATGCAGGGCAAGCCAATGCTCACGTACTCGCGTGACGGGCTGCCGGAGTACGACTACGCAGTCACCGTAACGCGCTCCAACGCGCCCGACCGCTACGAGATCTACACGTCCACGCTCCAAAAGAAACTGCCGAAGTTCAAGCTCCCGCTCGCGGCCGACGACCGCGACGCGCTCCTGGACCTACAAGCCGCGTTCGCACGCGCCTACGACCTCGGCACGTTCAGCAGTCAGATCGATTACAAAAATGCCCCGCCGCCCGATGTGCCTTTTACCGATGCGCACCGCACATGGTCCGATGAGCTGCTGAAGCAGATGAAATTGCGCTGA
- a CDS encoding protein kinase domain-containing protein, producing the protein METSAYRSLPMTASYQPSFAAPVPLPLLQRLLTRGVIASEDYEGLKPDDRQAVERAATDDLLIDTLVRTRLLTEFQALKIRSGRLHTLVLGNYRLLDHIATGGMGIVYRAEHRQLRTVVAVKALPPSPDVNPRTLARFYQEARSVGKLKHPNIVAAIDAGEEPASGPDSPSQPYFVMEYLQGVDLERAASAAPLPIGLACQIAHQVADALIEAHRLGLVHRDIKPSNVLITADGQAKLLDFGLARLPGEERITRTGAQLGTVGYMAPEQTRNAHLVDARADVFGLGCTLYYALTGQAPFSDMIATFGPPPSARTQRSEIPAGLDAVLSRMMVAEVDQRYPTAEAAMRALLPFLPNAAVALPVAATPFVRPAVSADAGPATTHTAPGRVLIVDDQQDIRRLCRVALGADGLVCDEVGNGPDAVALGSATAYDLVLLDVDLPGFSGEEVLRRLRQRPPTRNLKVVMFSGAASGDELSRIMLAGADDFLTKPFSVVQLRARVKSALRLKEAQDRSDVLNRELLTVNAELEQAVEARDGELIRARNGLVLALAKLIEHRSTETGKHLLRLQRYCRVLAEAVASVPAYTSTVDANFIRMLEDAAPLHDIGKAALPDHILNKPGPLDSGERLLMQAHTTIGADTLREVARQHSFATAFLHVAIDIARCHHERWDGTGYPDRLVGESIPLVARLLAIADVYDALRSRRVYKPGLSHHTTVLTMTEGSPGHFDPSLLDVFVRIAPQFDRIFREFGE; encoded by the coding sequence GTGGAAACTTCCGCGTATCGTTCGCTCCCGATGACAGCTTCGTACCAGCCCTCGTTCGCCGCCCCCGTGCCCCTACCGCTCTTGCAGCGGTTACTCACCCGGGGCGTGATCGCGAGCGAGGACTACGAAGGGTTAAAGCCCGACGACCGGCAGGCCGTGGAACGCGCTGCGACCGACGACCTACTGATCGATACCCTCGTCCGCACGCGCCTCTTAACCGAATTTCAGGCCCTCAAAATTCGCTCGGGCCGGCTCCACACACTCGTTCTGGGCAACTACCGCCTACTCGATCACATTGCCACGGGTGGCATGGGCATCGTGTATCGCGCCGAGCACCGGCAACTGCGCACGGTCGTCGCGGTAAAGGCTCTGCCCCCCTCTCCGGACGTGAACCCCCGCACGCTGGCGCGGTTCTACCAAGAAGCGCGTTCCGTTGGGAAGCTAAAGCACCCGAACATCGTTGCGGCCATCGACGCGGGCGAAGAACCGGCCTCCGGCCCGGACAGCCCGTCGCAACCGTATTTCGTGATGGAGTACCTCCAGGGCGTGGACCTGGAACGGGCCGCAAGCGCCGCGCCGCTTCCTATCGGACTCGCGTGCCAGATCGCGCACCAAGTTGCAGACGCGCTCATCGAAGCGCACCGGCTCGGACTCGTTCACCGCGACATCAAACCGAGTAACGTGCTAATCACCGCGGACGGGCAAGCGAAGCTGCTCGACTTCGGTCTGGCGCGGCTCCCGGGCGAAGAACGGATCACGCGCACCGGCGCACAGCTCGGCACCGTGGGTTACATGGCCCCCGAACAAACCCGCAACGCGCACTTGGTGGACGCCCGCGCGGACGTGTTCGGCCTCGGTTGCACGCTCTATTACGCACTGACGGGACAAGCTCCGTTCAGCGACATGATTGCGACGTTCGGACCACCGCCGTCCGCACGCACGCAGCGATCCGAAATCCCCGCCGGCCTGGACGCGGTGCTCAGTCGGATGATGGTTGCCGAAGTGGACCAGCGGTACCCGACGGCCGAAGCCGCGATGCGGGCCTTGCTCCCGTTCCTCCCGAACGCCGCGGTCGCGCTACCCGTCGCCGCCACGCCATTTGTGCGCCCGGCCGTTTCAGCAGACGCTGGGCCAGCAACCACGCACACCGCGCCCGGCCGCGTGCTCATCGTAGACGATCAGCAGGACATTCGCCGATTGTGCCGGGTCGCGCTCGGGGCAGACGGATTGGTGTGCGACGAAGTGGGGAACGGTCCCGATGCCGTTGCGCTCGGGTCCGCGACTGCTTACGATCTCGTGCTCCTCGACGTGGACCTGCCAGGCTTCAGTGGCGAAGAGGTGCTCCGGCGCTTGCGCCAGCGCCCGCCCACGCGGAACCTCAAAGTTGTCATGTTCTCCGGCGCGGCGAGCGGGGACGAACTGTCCCGCATCATGCTCGCCGGGGCGGACGACTTCCTCACCAAGCCCTTCAGCGTCGTTCAACTCCGCGCCCGCGTGAAGTCCGCGCTGCGGTTGAAGGAAGCACAGGATCGCTCCGACGTTCTGAACCGCGAACTGCTCACCGTGAACGCGGAACTGGAGCAAGCCGTGGAAGCGCGCGACGGCGAACTGATCCGCGCCCGCAACGGGTTGGTTCTGGCACTCGCGAAGCTGATCGAGCACCGGTCCACGGAAACCGGCAAGCACCTGCTCCGGCTCCAGCGCTACTGTCGCGTGCTCGCCGAAGCCGTGGCCAGTGTCCCCGCCTACACGAGTACGGTGGACGCGAATTTCATTCGGATGCTGGAAGACGCGGCCCCGCTCCACGACATCGGCAAAGCCGCGCTGCCGGACCACATTCTGAACAAGCCGGGTCCGCTCGATTCGGGCGAGCGGCTCCTGATGCAGGCCCACACTACGATCGGTGCGGACACGCTCCGTGAGGTGGCGCGCCAGCACTCGTTCGCGACCGCGTTCCTGCACGTCGCCATCGACATTGCCCGGTGCCACCACGAGCGCTGGGACGGGACCGGGTACCCGGACCGACTCGTGGGCGAAAGCATCCCGCTCGTCGCGCGGCTCCTCGCGATCGCCGACGTGTACGACGCTCTGCGGAGCCGGCGCGTGTACAAGCCGGGCCTGTCGCACCATACGACGGTGCTGACGATGACCGAGGGGTCGCCCGGTCACTTCGATCCCAGTCTGCTTGATGTGTTCGTGCGAATCGCCCCGCAGTTCGACCGCATTTTCCGCGAGTTTGGCGAGTAG
- a CDS encoding DUF1559 domain-containing protein — MPHPRSGRSAFTLIELLVVIAIIAILIGLLLPAVQKVREAAARMSCSNNMKQLGLAAMNYESSYGKLPPSLIVELGAAPGSPGNAGYPYPGIVHSWAANFLPYIEQGNVSQLYNMSYPWFSSPSVVPGTPDNVGALRNQIKTFLCPSAPGGNTRTVSGTYKFVATFPYQNLAVTDYATNSSINPGSITFFGYPAGTSQTQLFSAMRPQLRGAGLPLISYPAMEPFTIVAVTDGTSNTILLCESAGRPQFFVGGVLNSSKTLNDGGWGHHENDYGLDGAVSKTDTSSPGNCVINCHNDNETYAFHTGGANHVFADGSVRFVKDSINPQTYAALITAQGGGMTTAEVSPGTD; from the coding sequence ATGCCCCACCCGCGCTCGGGTCGTTCGGCATTTACCCTAATCGAACTGCTCGTGGTGATCGCCATCATCGCGATTCTCATCGGCCTGTTGCTCCCCGCGGTGCAAAAAGTGCGCGAGGCCGCGGCCCGTATGAGCTGCTCGAACAACATGAAGCAACTCGGCCTGGCCGCGATGAACTACGAGAGCAGCTACGGGAAACTGCCACCGAGCCTGATCGTGGAACTGGGCGCGGCCCCGGGCAGCCCCGGGAACGCCGGCTACCCGTACCCCGGTATCGTTCACTCATGGGCGGCGAACTTCCTGCCGTACATCGAGCAGGGGAACGTGAGCCAGCTCTACAACATGAGTTACCCGTGGTTCTCCAGCCCCTCGGTTGTACCGGGAACGCCGGACAACGTGGGCGCGCTGCGGAACCAGATCAAGACGTTCCTCTGCCCGTCCGCCCCGGGCGGGAACACGCGGACGGTGAGTGGCACGTACAAGTTCGTCGCCACGTTCCCGTACCAGAACCTCGCGGTCACCGACTACGCGACCAATAGCTCGATCAACCCCGGCTCGATCACGTTCTTCGGGTACCCCGCGGGGACGTCGCAGACGCAGTTGTTCAGCGCGATGCGACCGCAACTGCGAGGGGCTGGCCTGCCGCTGATCTCCTACCCAGCGATGGAGCCGTTCACGATCGTCGCGGTCACCGACGGCACGAGCAACACCATTCTGCTGTGCGAGAGCGCCGGGCGCCCGCAGTTCTTCGTCGGCGGCGTGCTCAATTCCTCGAAGACGCTCAACGACGGCGGCTGGGGGCACCACGAGAACGACTACGGCTTGGACGGGGCCGTATCGAAGACGGACACCTCCAGCCCCGGCAACTGCGTCATTAACTGTCACAACGACAACGAAACGTATGCGTTCCACACGGGCGGCGCGAACCATGTCTTCGCCGATGGCAGCGTGCGCTTCGTCAAGGACTCGATCAACCCGCAGACCTACGCGGCGCTCATCACTGCACAGGGTGGCGGGATGACCACGGCCGAAGTCAGCCCGGGTACCGACTGA
- the speA gene encoding biosynthetic arginine decarboxylase, with product MAKLDRRAPDTSDINPAWKLHDAFETYGVKNWGKGYFGINKQGHVTVHPDKNPERSIDLKDLVDQIRTRGIQPPLLLRFTDILQHRIGEIAGAFEKSRTEYGYTGDYHCVYPIKVNQQRHVVEEVLGFGKGHNFGLEAGSKPELLAVLALTNGVDTPIICNGFKDDEFIKMVVLSRKIGKNIIPVVEKFTELELLVKYMEELGVRQPIGVRVKLASRGSGRWRGSAGYRSKFGLTLTEVLEAYEYLKSKELGDCLQMTHFHMGSQVSDIRKVKDALSEAARVYVELYRLGAGLKYIDVGGGLGIDYDGSQTAFESSTNYTLQEYANDVVYRIKSVCDEAGVPHPAIISESGRAVVAYHSVLVFDVLGTSDFDKCTAPDSLPDDAPEPIRDLYSNFRELNKKNFLEFYHDAVDQMEKTLSLFNLGHLTIELRALAERLFWAFGRKLQRIVRDLDYVPEELNGLDNMLSDTYFCNFSVFQSMPDSWAIKQLFPLMPIHRLTEAPTRRAVLGDITCDSDGKIDQFIDLRDVRSTLELHTHSPNEPYYLGAFLLGAYQEILGDLHNLLGDTNAVHVSMEDDGTPSIDSVVKGDTVTEVLNYVQYSAEKLTDRMRKDVEKAVKHSRITAAEARHFLRFYENGLEGYTYLEEPSA from the coding sequence ATGGCCAAACTCGACCGCCGCGCACCCGACACGTCCGACATCAACCCCGCCTGGAAGCTCCACGACGCTTTCGAGACTTACGGGGTCAAGAACTGGGGTAAGGGTTACTTCGGGATCAACAAGCAAGGGCACGTCACCGTTCACCCGGACAAGAACCCCGAGCGCAGCATCGACCTCAAAGACCTCGTCGACCAGATCCGCACACGCGGCATCCAGCCGCCCCTCCTGCTCCGCTTCACCGACATCCTCCAACACCGCATCGGCGAAATCGCGGGCGCGTTCGAGAAGTCCCGCACCGAGTACGGGTACACGGGCGACTACCACTGCGTGTACCCGATCAAGGTGAACCAGCAGCGGCACGTCGTCGAAGAGGTGCTGGGTTTCGGTAAGGGGCACAACTTCGGCCTGGAGGCCGGCAGCAAGCCCGAACTGCTCGCGGTGCTCGCGCTCACCAACGGCGTGGACACGCCCATCATCTGCAACGGGTTCAAGGACGACGAGTTCATCAAGATGGTGGTGCTCTCGCGCAAGATCGGGAAGAACATCATCCCGGTGGTCGAGAAGTTCACGGAACTCGAACTGCTCGTCAAGTACATGGAAGAACTGGGCGTGCGGCAGCCGATCGGCGTGCGCGTGAAGCTCGCGTCGCGCGGGTCGGGCCGGTGGCGCGGGAGCGCCGGGTACCGCTCGAAGTTCGGGCTGACGCTCACAGAAGTTCTCGAAGCCTACGAGTACCTGAAGTCGAAGGAACTGGGCGACTGCCTGCAGATGACCCACTTCCACATGGGGTCGCAGGTGTCGGACATCCGCAAGGTGAAGGACGCGCTGTCCGAAGCGGCCCGCGTGTACGTCGAACTGTACCGCCTGGGGGCCGGGCTCAAGTACATCGACGTGGGCGGCGGGCTGGGGATCGACTACGACGGGTCGCAGACCGCGTTCGAGAGCAGCACGAACTACACGCTGCAAGAATACGCGAACGACGTGGTGTACCGGATCAAGTCGGTGTGCGACGAAGCGGGGGTGCCGCACCCGGCGATCATCTCCGAGAGCGGGCGCGCGGTGGTCGCGTACCACTCGGTGCTCGTGTTCGACGTGCTCGGCACGTCCGACTTCGACAAATGCACCGCGCCGGATTCGCTGCCGGACGACGCCCCGGAGCCGATCCGCGACCTGTACTCCAACTTCCGCGAGCTGAACAAAAAGAACTTCCTGGAGTTCTACCACGACGCCGTGGACCAGATGGAGAAGACGCTCTCGCTCTTCAACCTGGGCCACCTCACGATCGAACTGCGTGCGCTCGCAGAACGCCTGTTCTGGGCGTTCGGGCGCAAGCTCCAGCGCATCGTGCGCGACCTCGACTACGTGCCGGAGGAGCTGAACGGCCTCGACAACATGCTCTCGGACACCTACTTCTGCAACTTCTCGGTGTTCCAGAGCATGCCCGACTCGTGGGCGATCAAGCAGCTCTTCCCGCTGATGCCGATCCACCGGCTCACGGAAGCCCCGACGCGCCGCGCGGTGCTGGGCGATATCACGTGCGACAGTGACGGCAAGATCGACCAGTTTATCGACCTACGGGACGTGCGCAGCACCCTCGAGCTGCACACGCACAGCCCGAACGAGCCGTACTACCTGGGCGCGTTCCTACTCGGCGCGTACCAGGAGATTCTGGGCGACCTCCACAACCTGCTCGGCGACACGAACGCGGTCCACGTGTCGATGGAGGACGACGGCACGCCGAGTATCGACTCGGTGGTGAAGGGCGACACCGTGACCGAGGTGCTGAACTACGTGCAGTACAGCGCCGAGAAACTGACCGACCGGATGCGCAAGGACGTGGAGAAAGCGGTGAAGCACTCGCGCATCACCGCGGCCGAAGCGCGACACTTCCTGCGCTTCTATGAGAACGGGTTAGAGGGGTATACTTACCTCGAAGAGCCGAGCGCGTAA
- a CDS encoding Gfo/Idh/MocA family protein, with amino-acid sequence MAHKSSRRDFLKRSALATTTAFSAPMVLSARAPNEKLGIAVIGCGGQGGGNPGIAASERLVALVDVDEKIIANTIKGLGDKAKAPPVFFDYRKMFDKHARDIDAVLIATPDHHHAPAAIRAIRLGKSLFCEKPLTWCIYEARTLATEAKKYKVHTSMGNQGHAGEGYRRLCEYIWAGAIGDVTETHSMLSRNFGGKGGRPKGEKVPDGLHWDEWLGPASERDYHGGLHQFGWRNWSEFGTGVMGDMGCHVLDGVFWALKLAEAKKFTVECVSQTGGSSEMFAQYNHLRWQFGPRGAMPALTVNTYDADWPKDIKALLYDLKDRQDGGTVYVGTKGVMVTDTYGGNPRLLPKDKHDKFPPPAKTIPRSKHGVKGDLLAACKGGEEPSSSFDYAGPFTEFVLTGVMASRVGAGKRITWDVEKMSADLPEANALVKRNYRKGWEV; translated from the coding sequence ATGGCCCACAAATCCTCGCGCCGCGATTTCCTCAAACGGTCCGCGCTCGCCACGACCACCGCGTTCAGCGCGCCGATGGTCCTGTCTGCTCGCGCGCCCAACGAGAAGCTCGGGATCGCGGTCATCGGGTGCGGCGGTCAGGGTGGCGGGAACCCCGGTATCGCTGCGAGCGAGCGCCTCGTTGCACTCGTGGACGTAGACGAAAAGATCATCGCGAACACGATCAAAGGGCTCGGCGACAAGGCCAAAGCCCCGCCGGTGTTCTTCGATTACCGGAAGATGTTCGACAAGCACGCGCGGGACATCGACGCCGTTCTGATCGCCACGCCGGACCACCACCACGCGCCAGCAGCGATCCGGGCCATTCGCCTCGGCAAAAGCTTGTTCTGCGAGAAGCCACTGACGTGGTGCATCTACGAAGCCCGCACGCTGGCAACCGAAGCGAAGAAGTACAAAGTACACACGTCGATGGGAAACCAGGGGCACGCGGGCGAAGGGTACCGCCGGTTGTGCGAGTACATTTGGGCCGGGGCAATCGGAGACGTGACTGAAACGCACAGCATGCTGAGCCGGAACTTCGGTGGAAAGGGCGGTCGACCGAAAGGGGAGAAAGTGCCCGACGGGTTGCACTGGGACGAATGGCTCGGCCCCGCGAGCGAGCGCGACTACCACGGCGGGTTGCACCAATTCGGCTGGCGGAACTGGTCCGAGTTCGGCACCGGTGTCATGGGCGACATGGGCTGTCACGTACTCGATGGCGTGTTCTGGGCACTCAAACTCGCTGAGGCGAAGAAATTCACTGTCGAATGCGTGTCACAGACCGGCGGAAGCAGCGAGATGTTCGCCCAATACAACCACTTGCGGTGGCAGTTCGGTCCGCGCGGTGCGATGCCGGCGCTGACGGTCAACACTTACGACGCCGATTGGCCCAAAGACATCAAGGCGCTGCTCTACGACCTGAAGGACCGACAGGACGGCGGAACCGTGTACGTCGGCACAAAGGGTGTGATGGTCACCGATACATACGGCGGCAACCCGCGCCTGCTGCCGAAGGACAAGCACGACAAGTTCCCGCCCCCAGCGAAGACGATCCCGCGCTCGAAGCACGGGGTAAAAGGCGATCTGCTCGCGGCATGCAAAGGCGGGGAGGAACCGAGTTCGAGCTTCGACTACGCCGGCCCGTTCACCGAGTTCGTACTCACGGGCGTAATGGCGAGCCGCGTGGGGGCGGGTAAGCGGATCACGTGGGACGTGGAGAAAATGTCCGCCGACTTGCCAGAAGCGAACGCGCTCGTGAAGCGCAACTACCGCAAGGGTTGGGAAGTGTAG